In Micromonospora inyonensis, the genomic window GGTTCTGGCGACCAACCCGCGGTGGCTGATCGGAGCCGGCGCACCGGCTGCCGGTGGCACCGCCGACGGCATGCCCGGCCTGTTCCGCACCATCGCCCGGGAGTACCCGGACCTGACCGCCCGCTTCGTCGAGCTGGACGCCGAGGGGGAACCGGAGGTCCTGGCCCGGCAGCTCCTCGACGAGCTGCTGACCGTCGGCGAGGAGAAGCCCCCGGTCGTCGCCCGGCGCGGCGACGAGCGGTACGTCGCCGACCTGGTCCAGGTGGACCTGGGTGCGCTGGCCGCCCGGGGTGCCGGCCCGGCCGGTGACGGGGCCGCCGAGGTCGCCGCGCTCGGCCTCAGCCACGAGTCGGTGGTCGTGCTGATCGGCGGGGCCCGGGGCATCACCCCCTGGTTCGCCCGCAGTCTCGCCTCGGCCGGCCGGTGCCGGATCGAGCTGGTCGGTCGTACCCCGCGGCCGACGGGTCCGGAGGACGCGGAGCTGGCCGCCGCCCGCGACAAGACCGAGCTGCGCGCGGCACTGGTCAGGCAGGGGCTGCGCGCCCCGGCCGAGATCGAGCGCCGGGCGTCGGCGATCCTGGCCGGCCGGGAGGTCGAGGCGACCATCGCCGAACTGACCGAACTCGGCGGCGAGGTGCGCTACCACACCCTCGACGTACGGGACGCGGACGCGACGAAGGCGCTGCTCGCCGACATCCACCGGCACCACGGACGGCTCGACGGCCTGGTCTACGCGGCCGGCATCATCGAGGACAAACTGATCGCCGAGAAGGACCCGGCGTCCTTCACCCGGGTCTTCGACGTCAAGGTCGACGGGGCCCGGGCCGTGCTGGCCGGTCTCGACGACCTGCCCGACCAGCCGAAGTTCGTGGTCTTCTTCGGCAGCATCGCCGCCGCCTACGGCAACCGGGGCCAGTCCGACTACGCCGCCGCCAACGACGCCCTCGACACCATCGGCACCCGCTGGTCCACCAGCACCGGCATCCGTTGCCTGACCGTCCACTGGGGCCCCTGGGCCCCGGGTGCCGGCCACGGCGGCATGGTCACCGCCGAGCTGAGCCGGGAGTACGCCCGCCGCGGCATCGGCCTGATCGACCCGGAGGAGGGCGCGCTCAGCCTGCTCCGTGAGCTGGCCTGGGCCGAGCCGGGCGACACCTCGGTCGTCTACACCGCGTCGGGGTGGTGACCGCCGTGACCAAGCCCGATCAGCAGATCGCGATCGTCGGGATGGCCGCGCTCATGCCCGGGGCCGGCGACCTGGACAGCTACTGGCACAACCTGGTCGCCGGGGTGGACGCGATCACCGACGTCCCGACGCACCGCTGGGACGAGGAGTTCTACGACCCCGAGCAGGCCCACCGGGCGGACCGGATGTACTGCCGGCGGGGCGGCTTCGTCGACGAGTACGCCACCTTCGAGCCGCTGAAGTTCGGCGTGATGCCCGCGTCGGTGCACGAGATCGAGCCCGACCAGCTCATCACGCTCGAGGTGGCCGCGAAGGCCATCGACGACGCGGGCGGCCCGGACCGGCTCCCGTCGGGGGAGCGGGTCGGGGTGATCCTGGGCCGGGGTGGCATCCTCAGCCCCGCCCAGGCCCGGTACGCCCAGCGGGTCCGGATGTCCAGCCAGGTCATCAGCATCCTCCGGGAACTGATCCCGGACGTCGACCCGGCCCGGCTCGAGATGCTGCGCAAGAAGTTCGACGAGCGGCTCGGCCCGTACCAGCCGGAGGGGACCATCGGCCTGGTGCCGAACCTGGCCGCCTCCCGGGTGGCGAACCGGCTCAACCTGCGCGGTCCGGCGTACACCATCGACGCGGCCTGCGCCTCGTCGCTGATCGCGGTCGACCAGGGCATCACCGAGCTCCAGAACGGCCGGTTGGACGCGGTGCTGGCCGGCGGCGTGCACCACGTGCACGACATCAGCTTCTGGTCGGTGTTCAACCAGCTCCGGGCGCTGTCCCGGCAGGGCGAGATCCGGCCGTTCGACGCGAACGCCGACGGGCTGCTGATCGGCGAGGGCACCGGCATCGTGGTGCTCAAGCGGTACGCCGACGCGGTGCGCGACGGCGACCGGGTCTACGCGGTGATCCGGGGCAGCGGGGTCTCCAGTGACGGCAAGTCGGCGAGCATGTTCAACCCGGCGGTCTCCGGTCAGGTGCTGGCCATCGAACGGGCCTGGGCGGCGGCCGGGCTCGACCCGACCGCGCCGGACGCGGTGGGCCTGCTGGAGGCGCACGGCACCGGCACCCCCACCGGCGACGCGGCCGAGCTGACCACCATCGGGCAGACCTTCGGGGCGTACCGGGGCGGTCCGAAGCCGGTGATCGGCTCGGTGAAGTCGATGATCGGCCACACCATGCCGGCGGCTGGCGCCGCCGGCCTGATCAAGGCGACCCTCGCCGTCTACCGGGGCGTGCTGCTGCCCACCCTGCACTGCGAGAACCCCCGGGCCGAGATGGCCGGAACCCGGTTCGCGCCGATCACCTCCGCCCAGCCCTGGGAGAGCGACGGCCCACGCCGGGCCGGGGTGAACGCCTTCGGCTTCGGCGGGATCAACGCCCACGTGATCGTCGAGCAGGTGTCCGACTCGGCCGGGGTCGCTCTGCCGACGTCCGGGCTGACCGCGACGGCCGACGGCAGGGTGGTGGTGGACGAGCCGGACCAGGTGCTCTGGCTCGCCGCGCCGACCCCGGCCGCGCTCGCCGAACTGCTCGCCGCCGACGACGCGACGGTACGCCGGCTCGGTGCCGAGCGGGCCCAGGCCGTGCCCGGCCCGGTCGACGGCTCCGAACGCGTCCGGCTCGGCATCGTCAACCCCAGCGACAAGCTGCTGACCGTGGCCCGCAAGACGGTCGCCCGGGGCCAGGCGTGGCGGGGCGGCCGGGACATCTGGTTCACCCCGGACCCGCTGCTGGCCGGTGGCGGCAAGCTCATCTCGGTCTTCCCGGGCCTGGAGGCGGAGTTCGCGCCCCGGACCACCGACCTGGCCGCCCACTTCGGCCTGCCGGACCGCCCCTGGTCGATGGCGGACCTCGGGCAGCACGGCGCCGGCCTGATCGAGGTGGGCAAGATCCTGCACGAGGCGCTGCGCCGGATGAACGTGACGCCGGACGCGGTCGCCGGGCACAGCATCGGCGAGTGGACCGCCGCCGCGGTCAGCGGCCAGGCCGACGGGGCCAGCATGGACGAGTTCCTCGCCATGTTCAGCGCCGAGTCGGTGGAGATCTCCGGGTACGTCTTCGCCGCCGCCGCCACGGCGGCGGACCAGGTCACGCCTCTGCTGTCCGACTTCCCCGGGGTGGTGCTCTCGCACGACAACGCGCCCCAGCAGTGCGTGGTCAACGGGCCGGAGACCGAGGTCGACCGGCTGGTGGAGGTGCTGCGCGGGCGGAACGTCTTCTGCCAGAAGCTGCCCTTCAAGTCGGCGTTCCACACCCCGATCTTCGGTGACGGGCTCCGCTCGATCGGCGACGCGCTGGGCCGGCTGCGGGTGCAGCCGAGCCAGCTGCCGATCTGGTCGGGCACCCTGGCCGCGCCGTGTCCCGAAGACATCGACGAGATTCGCCACCTGTTCATCCGGCACATGATGGAGCCGGTCTGGTTCCGGCAGACCGTCGCCAACATGTACGACGCCGGCTTCCGGGTCTTCCTCCAGGTCGGCGCCGGGCAGCTCGCCTCGCTCGTCGACGACAACCTGCGCGGCAAGGACCACCTGGCGATCCCGGTCAACGTCTCGCACCGCAGCGGGCTCAACCAGCTCCGCCGGGTGGCGACCGCGCTCTGGGTGGAGGGCGGGTCGCCGGACCTGCGCGTGCTGTCCACCCCGGGCGGCCGCGCCCCGGCGGCGAAGAGCACCGTGGGCAGCGGCAAGCGTGGCCCGACCATCAAGCTCGACCTGGGTGGGCCGCTGGTCCGGCTCGGCGAGGACGCGGCCGGCCTGCTCGGCCTCCCGACCTCGGGCAACGGGTCCCCGGTCGCCGCCGCTCCGGCCGCTGCCGCCCAGCCCGCCGCTCCGGCGGCGACCGGCGAGACCGCCGGGGCACTGGCCGCGCTCAACCAGCTCGCCGGGCACTCCCGGGCCGCCGCGGAACTCGCCGCCCTGCTCCGGGACACCGCCCAGGGCACGGCGAGCGTGCTGGCCAAGGCGGGTGGCACGGCCGCGCCCGTCGGGCCGCGTCCCGCCACTGCGGCGACCCCGCCGGCCGCCGCGCCCCGGTCGTCCGTCGCGCCACCGGTCGCCCCCCGTGCCGGAACCGCGCCGGCCGCCGCACCCCGACCGGGCACCGCACCGACCCCGCCCCGGCCCGGCACCCCGCCGGTCGCCGGAGCCCGTCCGGTCACGCCGGTCCGGGCCACCCCGCCGACCGTCGCCGCACAGCGGCCGGCCACCCCGCAGGCCGCCCGCCCGGCACCGGCCGCCAGCCGGGAGGTCGGTCGGGTCACCCTGCGGGTCTCCATCGAGACCATGCCGTACCTGCGGGACCACTGCTTCTTCGTGCAGCCGGACGACTGGCCGAACATCGAGGACCGCTGGCCGGTGGTGCCGGCGACCGCCCTGGTCCAGCACATGATGGACGCCGCCGAGCAGCTGCTGCCCGGCCAGCGGGTGATCGAGGTGCACGACGCCAAGTTCAACCGCTGGTTGATCGCCGAGCCGGCCCAGGACGTCGAGATCACCGTGCGGGAGGCCGGGGCAAACCGGTACACCTGCGCGATCGGCTCGTACGCCCGGGCCACCGTCGAGATGGCCACCGCCTACCCGGAGCCGACCGAGCAGCCCTGGACGCACGACCCGGCCACCGAGCGTCCGACCACCCTCCCCGCGGACGAGATGTACGCGGAGCGGCTGATGTTCCACGGTCCGCAGTTCCAGGGGGTCACCACGATCCACGCCATCGGTGACATGCACGTGCGGGGCGTCGTCACCGCCCCGGTGCCGCCCGGTGCGCTGCTGGACAACGCGCTCCAGGTCATCGGCAACTGGCTGATCACCACCCAGCCGATCCGGACCGTGGCGTTGCCGGTCGGTCTCCGGAACGTCCAGTTCTTCGGGCCGCCCCCGCCCGCCGGTCGGGCGTTCGAGTGCGTCGCCCGGGTCCGCTCCATCGACGACGGGCAACTCGTCGCGGACACCCAGCTCAGCTACCAGGGCCGGGTCTGGGCGCAGATCAACGGCGCGGTGGACCGGCGCTTCGACAGCCATCCGCAGGCCCGGGTCGCCGAGCGCTTCCCGGAGAAGTACCCGATGTCGCTGTTCCAGCCGGAGGGCTGGACGATGGCCTTCGACTGCTGGACGGACCTGGTCACCCGGGGCATGGCCGCCCGCGGCATCCTCGGTGGCGCCGCCAACGCCGAGTACGAACGGCAGCCGGCGAAGACCCGCAAGCAGTGGATGCTCGGCCGGATCGCGGCCAAGGACGCCGTCCGGGCCCGCCTCTGGGAGGACGGGCACACCGACATCTATCCGATCGAGCTGACCGTCGGCAACGACCCGGACGGCCGCCCCTGGGTGAAGGGCCGGGAGGGTCGGGGCATGCGCGACTGCGAGGTCTCGCTGGCGCACTGCCAGGAGATCGGCGTGGCCATCGCGAAGCCGCGTACCCCCGGTGAACCGATCGGTGGACCGGGCGTCGGCATCGACGTCGCGGAGATCGCCGACCTGCCGGCGGGCTGCGTGCTCGACCCGGCGGAGACCGCGCTGCTGGAGTCGCTGGCCGGCACGGACGCCGCGCGACGCCAGCTCTGGGCGACCCGGTTCCGGGCGGCCCGGGAGACGGTCGGCAAGGCGGAGGGCGTCGGCCCGGCCGGCGGCCCGCACCCGATCGCCGTCCGGGCGGCCACCGACGAGGCGCTCACCGTCGAGGTCGCCGGCCGGACCTACCGGGTCGGCCACCGGGAGGTCGCCAACCCCGACGACCTGCCGCCCCGGCGGTACGTCGTGGCCTGGACCTGGGGTCCGGAGCCCGCCACCGCCCCCGGTGGCACCCGTTCCTGACCCCCGCGCACCGATCAGCTGACACGAGAAGGAGCAACCCCATGTCCGCCACGCAGGCCAAGGTCCTCGCCGACATCACCCAGATGATCCAGGCCGTGCTCGGTGACTTCGTCGCCGACCAGGAGATCACCATGGACACCACCTTCCGGGACGAGCTCGGCATGGAGAGCATCGACGTGGTCTCCCTCGCCGGCCGGCTCCAGACCCGGTACGGGGACACCGTCAACTTCGCGCACTTCGTCGCCAAGCTGGACCTGGAGAACGTCGCCGACCTGACCGTCGGGCACCTGGTCACGCACATCGCCGACGCGCTCGACGCGAAGGCCGGCGGCACGGTCGAGGTGGCCGCCCGGTGACCATGGTCCGGGCGAACGGGATCACGCTGCACACGCAGCGCCTGGACCCGCCCCACCCGCCGCCGGCCGACGGCTCCGCGCCGATGCCGACCGCCGTGCTGATCCACGGCATGGCCTCGGACACGATGGCGAGCTGGTACTTCACGCTTGCCGAGCCGCTGGCCACCGCCGGTTTCCCGGTGCTCCTGTACGACCTGCGCGGGCACGGTCGCAGCGACCGCCCGGCCACCGGGTACGCCCTCGCCGACTTCGTCGACGACCTGGCGGGACTGCTCACCGAGCTGGACGTGACCGGTCCGCTGCTGCTCTGCGGCAACTCCTTCGGCGGCACGATCGCCTTCGGGTACGCGGCGCGGCACCCGGAGCGGGTCGCCGGGATCGTGGCGGTCGAGTCGGCCCCGCCGATCGAGGAGTGGATGGCCCGGGTGAAGGTCCGCCTCGCCCGGGTCGTCGACCGGCTCCCCCGGGAGGGCACGGTGGCCGAGATCGGGCTCCGGCGGGGGCGGCTCGCCGCCCGCCGGGCCGACGACACCCGCCGGATGCTGACCAGCACCACGCTCGCCGAGGAGCTGCCGGCCAGCGCGCTGCCGCCGGGCGAGCAGCTCGCGGCCATCGGCTGCCCGGTGCTCTGCGTCTACGGCGGCCGGTCCGCCGTGCACGAGCTGGCCCCGGCGGTCCGATCGCTGCTTCCCCAGGCCCGCACGGTCGTTCTCCCGGACGAGAAGCACACCGTCCTGATCGACCAGCCCGAGCAGGTACGCCGGCACGTCTTCGACTGGCTGACCGCCGAGTGCCCGCCGCCCGTCGGAGGAGGGACTCCCGCCGGACCCGGGGTCGCCGCCGCGGGTGGGCTCGCCGTCGACCACACCACCACCTCATGACCACGCAACTCGCAGGAGGACTCCCGATGGACACCCCGATCACCGGTCGGTCGATCATCATCAGCAGTGGACGGTGCGGGTCGACGCTCCTCTCCGACCTGATCGCGGAGGAGCCGGACACGCTCTCCGCCCAGGAGTTCTTCATGTCGGTGGCACCCTGGGCGCGCAGCGCCGAGGTGATCACCGGGGCGGAGTACTGGGAGGTGCTGGCCAGCCCCAAGGCGGAACTGGCCACGCTGTTCCGGATCGGGCTGTCGCCGAAGGAGCTGCACTACCCGTCCACCGGCCGGTGGGGCGACCGGATGACCGAGCTGCCCCGGATCCTGGCGATCACCCTGTCGAAGGTCTCCGACGACCCGGACGCCCTCTTCGACGAGCTGGCCCGCCGGGTGCCCGACTTCCCCGAGCAGAGCGTGGCCCGGCACCACCAGGACTTCCTGGACCTGCTGGCCGTGCTGACCGGCAGGAAGCGCTGGGTGGAGCGTTCCGGAGGCTCCAGCCACGTGGCCCCGTACCTGCTCCGGGGCTTCCCGGCGGCCAAGATTGTCTACCTGACCCGGGACTGGGAGCCCACCGCGAAGTCGATGAGCCGGCACTCGTCGTTCCAACTCCTCCAGATCCGCGTGGAGTTCCTCGGCCGGTGCGGGCTGGACCCGTTCCGGCTGCAGCCGGGTGACGCCGTACCGGAGGAGCTGGAGCAGTACCTGCCGGACCGGCTGACCCCCGACGCGCTCCGCGAGCGTGGCCACAACCTGCGCCGCTACGTCGCTCTCTGCGCGTTCATGGCGGCGCAGGCCGAGCAGGCGCTGGCCGACCAGAAGCCCGCCCACCTGTTGACCATGCGGTACGAGGAACTGGTCGCCGATCCGGTCGCCGAGTTGGGCCGGCTCGGTCGCTTCCTCGACTTCGACGACGCCGAGGGGTGGGCCGAGCGGGTCGCCGACCGCGTCGTCGACCCGTCCCGTGCCCGTCAGCCGGTCGGCTGACCGGGCCCGTCGACCTCCCAGCCCCCGGTCCGGCCGTCTCGGCCGGACCGTCTCCGATAACCCTGCACGAAAGCGAGACAGTGTGAAACCAATCCGGATCCACTCGCGGCGGCTCTGGGCGGCCGTCGCCGTACTGGGGCTCGGGACCGCGTTCACGGCCCCGGCGACCGCGCTGGGCGCGCCGACCGCCGAGGCCGACCGGCACCAGAAGCCGAACCCGCAGGTGATCGCGAAGGCCGAACCGGACGAGTGCTTCGCCGGCGTCGGCCAGCCCTACCCGGCGGGACCGCCGTGCGCCTCCGGGCAGGCCAAGGTGAACCAGGGCTACCTGTGGGGGATGACCCGGGCCGGAAGGAACCTCTACTTCGGCACCGGCGCGAACGTCAACTGCCTCACCAGCGGACGGCAACTGGGCAGCAACGAGCCGGTCCTCAACGACGACTGGGTCTGCGAGTACCAGGAGAGCCAGATCGTCAAGACCAACCCGCAGCTACCGGGATATCTGGGTGACCACCGGATGCCGCGGCTCTACAGCTACGACACCGAGACCAGGCAGCTCACCGAGAAGAGCGACCTGGTGACCGGTGCCGCGAAGGAACACGCGGACCGGTTGAAGAGCACGACCGGCATCCGGGCGGCCGGCAGCTTCGGCGGGGTGGCCCTGCTCGGTGGCCCGGCCATCGGCAAGTCCATCAACATGTTCGCCTTCGACACCGACACCGGGGCCTTCCTGGGCTCGCGGAACTTCCCCGAGTTCGGCAACATCCGGCACTTCACGGTGGCCGAGGGCGCGCTGTACGCGGGTGTCGGTGTCGGCGCCAACGGTTCGCTGCGCGGTCACGTGCTGCGCTGGGTCGGCAGCAAGACCGATCCGTTCAACTTCCAGGTCGTCGCCAACCTGCCGGCGCAGGCCGCCGACATCACCGTCCACGACGGCCGGGTCGTCGTCAGCACCTGGCCCGGTTCGGACGGCGAACTGGCCAGCGCCGCCGACGACGAGCCCGCCCCGCCGAGCAAGCTCGCCGCGGTCTGGATGAGCCCGGTGCTCGCCAACGGTGCGCCCGGCCTCACCCCGGACGACGCGGACGGCTGGCAGCAGGTCTGGGACGTCTCCACGTACGAGCCGGACCCGGTGGTGGCCGGCGGCTACGGCCTGGGCGGCCTCGTCTCCTTCCGTGGGTACCTCTACTGGGGCACCATGCACGTGCCGCTGAAGGCGACGAGGCAGCACCTGCTGGCCTACCCGCCGGCCACCGACGAGGCGAGGCAGGCGACGATCCAGAACACCCAGCGGTCGATCAGCATCTACCGGGGCAAGCGGCTGGGTGAGCCGAAGCAGAAGATCGAACTGCTCTACGGGGCGACCGAGCTGCCCGCGTACGACCCGGCGGCGAACGCCGGTGCGGGTGCCTGGGCGAAGGTCTCGACCGGGCAGACCCCGCTCTACGGCGCGTCCGGCTTCGGCAACCCGTACCTGAACTACACCTGGAAGATGGCGGTGGCCGGCGGCAAGCTCTACGTCGGCACGATGGACTGGAGCTACCTGGCCAAGGAACTCAGCCAGGAGGCCGCCGCGATGTCCGGCCTGTCGGTCGAGGCGGCCGCCGAGGCGCTCAGCGGCCCGTCGCTGGCAGCGGCGGCCGACGACGAGGAGCCGCCCCTGCCGGAGCCGGTCTACGGCGGTGACCTGATGGTCTTCGAGTCCACCCACGAGCCGGCGAAGCTGGTCAGCGACTCCGGCGTCGGCAACTACCTGAACTACGGCATCCGCAACATGGTCACCGACGGCGCCACGCTCTACCTCGGCATGGCGAACCCGATGAACCTGCGGGCCGACCCGACCGACGACGTGCCCGAGGGTGGCTGGGAACTGATCCGGTACGACACCCGCCGCTGGTAGTCACGCCTGACCGGGTCCCGGCGGTGCTGCGCGGCGCAGATCCCACCGCCGGGGCCCGACCCGACCTGACTTTGCACGGTGCGTGGCGAAGTCTTAACACTCCTCGAACGTTTGCCGGTGAAAGTGGGCATATGATGCTTTTGACTGCCCTTTGCCGGGAGGCCACGACCTCCCGTACCGCGGGTGCCCCCGCCGGCACCCGCCGGCTCCGCTCCCCGTCCCTGCTCGCCGGGCTCCTCGTCGCCCTGGTCGGACTGACCGCCCTCGCCGGGTGCACCGGCAACGGCGGCGACGACCGGCGCGGCGGCGACGGTGCGCCGGCACCGAGCGCCACCGGGCGCGCGTCCGGCTCCGACGTGCCGGCCGGGTCGAGCGAGCACACCCTCACCGTCGACGGCCGGGAGCGCACCTACCGGCTGTACCGACCGGCCTCGCTCCAACTGACCGGTGCGGTGCCGCTGGTCGTCATGCTGCACGGCGCGGCCGGCACCGGCGAGCAGGCCGAGGAGGCGTACGGCTGGACCGAGGAGGCCGACCGGGGCGGCTTCGTGGTCGCCTTCCCGGACGGACTGAAGCGGGCCTGGGCGGTCAGCGAACACTGCTGCGGTCAACCGGCCCGGCAGGGGGTCGACGACGTCGCCTTCATCGAGGCGCTCGTCGGCGCCCTCCGCGACCGGGTGCAGGTGGACCCGGCCCGCACCTATGTCACCGGGATCTCCAACGGCGGGCTGCTGGCGTACCGGCTGGCCTGCGACACCGACCTCTTCGCCGCGGTCGGCGCGGTGGCGACCACACTGGCCGGCGAGTGCGCGTCACCGGCCCCGGTCAGCGTGCTGCACATCCACGGACTGCGCGACGAGACCATGCCGTACCGGGGTGGTCCGGGCAAGCGTGACAACGGCGGTACCGGCCGCAATCCGGTGAAGATCGACGGGCCGCCGTTGACCGAGCTGATGGCGACGTGGCGCGCGGTGGACGACTGCCCCGCACCGACGGAGCGCACCGACGGGCCGGTGACCCGGTCGACGACGTCCTGCCCGCAGGGCCGCGCCGTCGACCTGATCACCATCGCCGACGCCGGCCACCAGTGGCCGGGCGGGAAGCCGAACCCCCGCGCCGAGCAGCTTCTCGGCCTCGAACCCCCCTCGACCGCGTTGGACGCGACTGCGGAGATCTGGAAGTTCTTCAGCGCGCACCCCCGACCGGCCGGCTCCTGACGCCGACCGGCACCCGCACCGAGAACAGGAGAAGGCATGCCCAGCAGAGACGGTCCGGCGGTCGAGGTCGTCGACCTCGTCAAGCGCTACCCCCGGGCCACGACCAACGCCGTCGACGGACTGTCGTTCACCGTCGCGCCGGGTGAGACCTTCGGGCTGTTCGGGCCGAACGGGGCCGGAAAGTCGACCACCATCGGCATCCTCACCACGCGGCTCCGGGCCACCGGCGGCCGGGCCCTGGTCGGCGGCGTCGACGTCAGCCGGGACCCGGTCGGCGCCCGCGCCAACCTGGCGGTGGTGCCCCAGCACAACAACCTCGACCGCGCACTGACCCCCCGGCAGAACCTGCTCTACCACGCCGCCTACCACGGGGTGCCCCGGGCCGAGGCCGAGGAACGGGCGAAGGTGCTGCTGGACCGTTTCGGCCTAACCGAGCGCGCGGACCGGCGGATCGAGGCGTACTCGGGCGGGATGGCGCAGCGGCTGATGATCGCGCGGGCCTGGATGCACGAGCCCGAGGTGCTCTTCCTCGACGAGCCGACCAACGCGCTGGACCCGCAGACCCGGCTGCTGATCTGGAGCCGGATCCGGGAGATGCGCGAGCGCGGCGTCTCCATCGTGCTCACCACGCACCAGATGAACGACGCCGCCAACCTGGTCGACCGGGTGGGCATCGTGGACCACGGCAAGCTGCTCACCCTGGACACCCCGCAGAACCTGGTCCGGGGTCTGGCCGGGCAGGCCATCCTGGACCTCACGGTCACCCCGACCGCCCGCGACGACGCCGACGAGGTCGTCGCCGCGCTGCGCGAGCTGGACGGCGTACGCAAGGCGGAGCGCCGGCCGCTGCCCGTCGGCGCGGCCGGCGCGGGTCGGGGTGGTGCGGGCCGGGCCGCGCTCGCCACGTTGGGACCGGGCGCACTGGCCGCGCTCGCCGCCCGCGCGCGGGCCAACGGCAACGCGTCGACCGCCACCCTGGCCGGGGCCGGCGGGGGGCGGATCCGGGTACGCCTCCACCTGGCCACCGACCCCGCCGCGCTGCTCGGTCCGGCGTTGGCCGTGCTCACCGGACGGTCGGCGACGCTCAACGACATCCACATCGGCGAGCCGAGCCTGGAGGACGTCTTCATCGAACTCACCGGAAGGGATCCGCGGTGACCGCCCTCGACACCCCCACCCCGGTACGCCGCGAGGTCCGGGACCGCCCGCCCGCCGCCCGGGTCTTCCTCGCCCTGCTCCGCCGTGACCTGCTGGTCACCGGCAAGGAGTTGTGGGTGATCCTGATCCAGGTCGGCATGACCCCGCTGTTCATGCTCTTCGTGTTCAGCACGATCCTCGGCGGGCAGGGCATCGTCGAACGGTCGTTCGCCAACCTCTTCCTGCCCGGCGTGATCGCGCTGGCCGCCCTCACCACCGCGTTGCAGAGCACCGCCCTGCCGCTGGTGAAGGAGTTCGGCTTCACCATGGAGATCGAGGACCGGCTGCTCGCCCCGCTTCCCACCAGCCTGGTCGCGGTGGGGAAGCTGGTGGTCGCCACCATCCGGGGCCTGCTCGCGGCGGTGCTGATGTACCCGCTCGGGGCCCTGGTGGTCGGCTCCGCGCCGTGGCGGCTGGAGGGCCTGCCGACCGCCCTGCTGGTGGCCCTGCTCGGCGCGTGGGTGGGCGGCGGCATCGGGATGACCCTCTCCACCATCCTCCCGATCCAGCGGATCAACGTCACCTTCTCGGTCATCGTCACGCCGATCATCTGGACCGGCTGCATCCACTACCCGTGGCCCCGGCTGGAGTCGATGCGCTGGTTCCAGGTGGTCACCGCCTTCAACCCGATGACGTACGTCTCGGAGGGGGTGCGGGGCGCGATGCTGCCCGACGTACCGCACATGCCGGGTTGGGTCTGCCTGCTGGCGCTGACCGGGATGGCCGCCGCCCTGACCTGGCTCAGCGTCCGGTCCTTCACCCGGCGGGCCGTCCAGTGACCCCGTCCACCGATCCCGTACGAGGAGCGCACATGTCGATGAATCCACCGGAGTCCGACGGCGGGCTGGCCCACTGGCTCGCGGCCCGCGCGGGCGAGCTCCTGCTCGCGGTACGTGCCGAGCACGGCCACGCGGACCCGGCCGCGCTGAAGGCGGCCGGCGACCGGGCCTCCCACGAGTTCCTCCTCGCCGAGTTGGCCCGCTGGCGGCCGACCGACACGGTGCTCTCCGAGGAGGACGACGACTCCCGCCGCTCGGTGTCGACCGGTGGAGGGCCGACCCGGCTGGACGCCGACCGGGTGTGGATCATCGACCCGTTGGACGGGACCCGGGAGTTCTCCGAGGAGGGCCGGTCGGACTGGGCGGTGCACGTGGCGCTCTGGCACCGGCACGCCTCCACCC contains:
- a CDS encoding sulfotransferase domain-containing protein — translated: MDTPITGRSIIISSGRCGSTLLSDLIAEEPDTLSAQEFFMSVAPWARSAEVITGAEYWEVLASPKAELATLFRIGLSPKELHYPSTGRWGDRMTELPRILAITLSKVSDDPDALFDELARRVPDFPEQSVARHHQDFLDLLAVLTGRKRWVERSGGSSHVAPYLLRGFPAAKIVYLTRDWEPTAKSMSRHSSFQLLQIRVEFLGRCGLDPFRLQPGDAVPEELEQYLPDRLTPDALRERGHNLRRYVALCAFMAAQAEQALADQKPAHLLTMRYEELVADPVAELGRLGRFLDFDDAEGWAERVADRVVDPSRARQPVG
- a CDS encoding extracellular catalytic domain type 1 short-chain-length polyhydroxyalkanoate depolymerase, whose protein sequence is MMLLTALCREATTSRTAGAPAGTRRLRSPSLLAGLLVALVGLTALAGCTGNGGDDRRGGDGAPAPSATGRASGSDVPAGSSEHTLTVDGRERTYRLYRPASLQLTGAVPLVVMLHGAAGTGEQAEEAYGWTEEADRGGFVVAFPDGLKRAWAVSEHCCGQPARQGVDDVAFIEALVGALRDRVQVDPARTYVTGISNGGLLAYRLACDTDLFAAVGAVATTLAGECASPAPVSVLHIHGLRDETMPYRGGPGKRDNGGTGRNPVKIDGPPLTELMATWRAVDDCPAPTERTDGPVTRSTTSCPQGRAVDLITIADAGHQWPGGKPNPRAEQLLGLEPPSTALDATAEIWKFFSAHPRPAGS
- a CDS encoding ABC transporter ATP-binding protein, whose product is MPSRDGPAVEVVDLVKRYPRATTNAVDGLSFTVAPGETFGLFGPNGAGKSTTIGILTTRLRATGGRALVGGVDVSRDPVGARANLAVVPQHNNLDRALTPRQNLLYHAAYHGVPRAEAEERAKVLLDRFGLTERADRRIEAYSGGMAQRLMIARAWMHEPEVLFLDEPTNALDPQTRLLIWSRIREMRERGVSIVLTTHQMNDAANLVDRVGIVDHGKLLTLDTPQNLVRGLAGQAILDLTVTPTARDDADEVVAALRELDGVRKAERRPLPVGAAGAGRGGAGRAALATLGPGALAALAARARANGNASTATLAGAGGGRIRVRLHLATDPAALLGPALAVLTGRSATLNDIHIGEPSLEDVFIELTGRDPR
- a CDS encoding ABC transporter permease; its protein translation is MTALDTPTPVRREVRDRPPAARVFLALLRRDLLVTGKELWVILIQVGMTPLFMLFVFSTILGGQGIVERSFANLFLPGVIALAALTTALQSTALPLVKEFGFTMEIEDRLLAPLPTSLVAVGKLVVATIRGLLAAVLMYPLGALVVGSAPWRLEGLPTALLVALLGAWVGGGIGMTLSTILPIQRINVTFSVIVTPIIWTGCIHYPWPRLESMRWFQVVTAFNPMTYVSEGVRGAMLPDVPHMPGWVCLLALTGMAAALTWLSVRSFTRRAVQ